The Campylobacterota bacterium sequence TGATTACGGCCAAAACCATCCGTATTTCGTCGCTCTCGTCGATGCTGGGGCTGCTCTCGCTCGTCGTCGCATCCTTCGTCCTCCATCCGCAGATGTTTCACGCGCCGGTCCTGTTTATCGCGTTTATCCTTTTTTACAAACACATCCCCAACTTCGTCCGCCTCATCAGAGGGGAAGAGAAGCGGGTCGTATGACGATCCTCATCGAGGATTTGACGTTTGAAGCGATCCTCGGCATCCTTCCTCACGAGCGCACAACGCCTCAGCGGGTGCGGGTCGACTGCCGTATCGATTATACGTATGCCCAGGGGCGCTTCATCAACTACGCCGAAGTGGCCGATCAGATCGTCGAAACGATGCGCAACCTGCAATTCGAGCTCATCGAAACGGCCCTCGAGACACTGGGTTCCATCCTGCACGAACGGTTCAGCCTCATCGAAACGCTGGAGCTGACGATCCGCAAACCCGACATCCTCCCCCACTGCACCGTCGGAATCAGCCGCCGCTTTACGTTCGGCAATTAATCCCCGTCGGTTAACCCTCCCTTTGCCGTCGTCTTGCTATAATTGCTCCGTCACTATCGAACCAACGGAGGGAAACCCATGAAAAACACTATTGCCGCATGTGCAGCCGCTGCGCTGCTGATAGGATGCGCGGGAACCGATACGGGCCTCTCCAAAACGCAGACCGGCGCAATCCTCGGCGGGCTTGCCGGGGCCGCGGCCGGGGCCGCGACGGGAGATCACAGCGCCAAACGCGTCCTCATCGGAGGAGCGTTGGGAGCCGCCGTCGGCGGCGGAATCGGCTATTATATGGACAAACAGGAAGAAGAGCTGAAAAAAGAGCTCAAAGGGAGCGGCGTCTCGGTGGAGCGAAACGGCGACACCATCAGCCTGAGCATGCCGGGCAACATTACGTTTGACAGCGGAAAAGCCAACATCAAACCGGCGTTCAATCCCGTACTCAACGATATCGCCGCCGTTATGGTCAAATATCCCGAAACCAAAATCGAAGTACAGGGGCATACCGACAACGTCGGAGACAACGCCAGCAACCTCACCCTCTCCCAGCTGCGGGCGCAAAGCGTGAGCTCGGCGCTGATGCAGCGCGGGGTCGCTTCGGATCGGATGCGTGCGGTCGGGTACGGCGAGAGCATGCCGGCGGTTTCGAACGATACCCCCGCGGGGCGCGAAGCGAACCGCCGCGTGGAAATCGTGATCATCCCCAACCCCGCCAAATAACTGAATA is a genomic window containing:
- a CDS encoding dihydroneopterin aldolase, whose amino-acid sequence is MTILIEDLTFEAILGILPHERTTPQRVRVDCRIDYTYAQGRFINYAEVADQIVETMRNLQFELIETALETLGSILHERFSLIETLELTIRKPDILPHCTVGISRRFTFGN
- a CDS encoding OmpA family protein: MKNTIAACAAAALLIGCAGTDTGLSKTQTGAILGGLAGAAAGAATGDHSAKRVLIGGALGAAVGGGIGYYMDKQEEELKKELKGSGVSVERNGDTISLSMPGNITFDSGKANIKPAFNPVLNDIAAVMVKYPETKIEVQGHTDNVGDNASNLTLSQLRAQSVSSALMQRGVASDRMRAVGYGESMPAVSNDTPAGREANRRVEIVIIPNPAK